The following are from one region of the Sporocytophaga myxococcoides genome:
- a CDS encoding SGNH/GDSL hydrolase family protein has protein sequence MKGPFLKIIQSCKPLILICLVFLSISAYSREINKIIYDKNLKALIAPDACHYQWFYNGEKLSEEDAQFIKPLQTGEYSVQLINDEGFSTFQRVLLSIDATGAVITIYLIGDSTVCNYASSAYPMTGWGQVLSYFFNSANVKIDNRAIGGRSSRSFYEEGRWTTVKNALASGDYVFIQFGHNDRDFSKAERYTSVDDYKKFLTIYVNESRAKGAIPVLISPMVMNAWSNGSMRNVFTENGNNYRGGMLEVATALNVPFIDLNMKSWNLFKGLGQNYISRFVYHTYPAGEYPNYPNGVTDGTHFQEMGAIENARMIVQGISELTGNAYMVNLAKFLKPMHEIKVLVNPAGSDQMTTRTANYPEGLTVTLKTLPKAESTFQLWKNASGGQLSTATLTTVKSGITATNYTATYYGATTTCAATIIASGATTFCEGGSVTLTASAGSSFLWKNETTQVGTSQTYVAKTSGGYTVEITNASGCKAIAVATTVTVQTKTIWYADLDGDGKGDSKISQLACTQPSGYVADNTDLCSDDKNKSEPGNCGCGKTELSCMDCANVLNGNATVDACGACVEGNTGKKACTFKYQAEEACEVDGIRNEAINAGYEGTGYVNTDNAIGKSATFSFNAASSGNYKLLIRYANGGNATRSSGVLVNAIEQNTILVFPTTGAFTTWATLEAEAYLNEGNNMFRLIANTADGLPNIDYIGFTDNNITSGPCLITGINTEGIGSSEILCYPNPFSGEVTLQAPNEYSYSIYDLTGKEVESGKGQNTGLAGDKLLPGIYTIKVKAQKSARIMSIIKR, from the coding sequence ATGAAAGGACCCTTTCTAAAGATCATTCAATCCTGTAAACCCTTAATTCTTATTTGTTTAGTTTTTCTCTCTATATCCGCTTATTCCAGAGAGATCAACAAAATAATTTATGATAAAAATTTAAAGGCTCTGATTGCACCCGATGCATGTCATTATCAATGGTTTTACAATGGTGAGAAGCTCAGTGAGGAGGATGCGCAGTTTATAAAACCATTACAAACAGGGGAGTATTCCGTTCAGCTTATTAATGATGAAGGTTTTTCAACTTTCCAAAGAGTTTTACTTTCTATTGATGCAACAGGTGCAGTTATAACAATATATCTTATCGGAGATTCCACAGTCTGCAATTATGCATCCTCGGCATATCCTATGACAGGATGGGGACAAGTCCTGTCTTATTTTTTCAATTCAGCCAATGTTAAAATCGATAACAGAGCAATAGGGGGGAGAAGTAGCCGGAGTTTTTATGAAGAGGGTCGGTGGACTACAGTGAAGAATGCCCTGGCATCAGGCGATTATGTCTTTATTCAATTCGGTCATAACGACCGGGATTTTTCAAAAGCCGAACGATATACTTCTGTTGATGATTATAAGAAGTTCCTTACTATCTACGTAAATGAAAGCAGAGCAAAAGGAGCTATACCAGTCCTTATCTCACCTATGGTAATGAATGCCTGGAGCAACGGAAGCATGCGCAATGTTTTTACAGAAAATGGTAACAACTATCGTGGAGGAATGCTTGAAGTCGCTACTGCATTGAATGTTCCTTTTATTGATCTGAATATGAAGTCCTGGAATCTATTTAAAGGTTTGGGGCAAAACTATATCTCGCGATTTGTTTATCATACTTATCCTGCAGGTGAATATCCTAATTATCCCAATGGAGTTACAGATGGCACGCACTTTCAGGAAATGGGTGCTATTGAAAATGCAAGAATGATTGTTCAGGGAATTTCTGAATTAACGGGAAATGCCTATATGGTTAACCTGGCTAAGTTCCTGAAACCTATGCATGAAATCAAAGTCCTTGTAAATCCAGCAGGTTCTGACCAGATGACAACCCGAACAGCAAATTATCCGGAGGGGCTTACGGTTACTTTAAAAACCTTGCCCAAAGCAGAAAGTACCTTTCAATTATGGAAAAACGCTTCCGGTGGCCAGCTTTCAACTGCAACACTTACAACTGTCAAATCAGGAATTACAGCAACAAATTACACTGCTACCTATTATGGAGCTACAACTACTTGTGCTGCCACAATCATAGCTTCCGGAGCGACTACTTTTTGCGAAGGAGGAAGTGTTACGCTGACAGCCTCTGCCGGTTCATCCTTTCTCTGGAAAAACGAAACTACTCAGGTCGGAACGTCTCAAACCTACGTAGCAAAGACATCTGGAGGTTACACTGTGGAAATAACAAATGCCAGCGGTTGCAAAGCAATAGCAGTAGCAACTACTGTAACTGTTCAAACCAAAACAATATGGTATGCTGATCTTGATGGAGATGGAAAGGGGGATTCCAAGATTTCACAATTAGCATGTACTCAGCCATCTGGTTATGTAGCAGATAACACTGATCTTTGCTCCGATGATAAAAATAAGTCAGAACCAGGAAATTGTGGTTGCGGAAAAACAGAGTTAAGTTGTATGGATTGTGCAAATGTTTTGAACGGTAATGCTACTGTGGATGCATGCGGAGCCTGTGTTGAAGGTAATACGGGAAAAAAAGCTTGCACATTTAAATATCAGGCAGAGGAGGCCTGTGAAGTGGATGGTATTAGAAATGAAGCTATCAATGCGGGTTATGAAGGTACAGGTTATGTAAATACAGATAATGCTATTGGTAAATCAGCTACGTTTTCTTTTAATGCAGCATCTTCAGGAAACTATAAGCTATTGATCAGATATGCGAATGGTGGAAATGCCACTCGCTCTTCAGGAGTCTTGGTTAATGCCATAGAACAAAACACCATATTGGTATTTCCCACTACAGGCGCTTTTACTACCTGGGCAACATTGGAGGCTGAAGCATATCTTAATGAAGGTAATAATATGTTCAGGTTAATAGCAAATACAGCTGATGGCTTGCCGAATATTGATTACATTGGTTTTACTGACAATAACATTACTTCCGGTCCCTGTTTGATTACTGGTATTAATACAGAAGGGATTGGGTCTAGTGAGATTCTTTGTTATCCTAATCCATTTTCCGGAGAAGTTACATTGCAGGCTCCTAATGAATATTCTTATTCAATTTATGATCTAACAGGGAAAGAAGTTGAGTCGGGTAAAGGACAAAATACAGGTCTCGCAGGTGATAAGTTATTACCTGGCATTTATACAATCAAGGTGAAGGCTCAAAA
- a CDS encoding T9SS type A sorting domain-containing protein has protein sequence MLLLSVNLYSQIVASTDFEQFSKGSFFTRSQWQSAGFTVPWVNGFDANRAVIDGEYSKSGSNALRLYYPKGQFGTANTGGQAPLMVPPQDEYFISYYVRFSEDFSWGTNSEGGKLPGLAGGGRCSGCATCTGSNGFTARLMWRTNGKAVIYLYHLNKVNPPCGDNYDIVVDGKTLYFEKGQWYKISQRVKVNTGTNKDGEVEMWINDQHAQIKLYNGSLVDKLSGIQFVSNGDKVDALYFSTFHGGSTTDWAPLVDSYVWFDDIVISTKVTDVVNGTVTSNWQTSGSNNSGISPIPVKQNEVVYVHGVAENSTIEWIDMMGKVFAKSMVDKGGIVFVPPVNNGIYLIKYFDRNEVVMKRIVVE, from the coding sequence TTTTTTACCAGATCACAATGGCAATCAGCAGGATTTACAGTTCCCTGGGTGAATGGTTTTGATGCTAACAGGGCAGTTATTGATGGAGAATATTCAAAAAGTGGTTCAAATGCTCTTCGTCTTTATTATCCTAAGGGGCAATTTGGTACAGCGAATACGGGAGGGCAAGCGCCTTTGATGGTTCCCCCTCAGGATGAATATTTTATTTCTTATTACGTTCGATTTAGCGAAGATTTTAGCTGGGGAACGAACAGTGAAGGTGGTAAGCTTCCTGGTTTGGCCGGAGGCGGGCGTTGCAGTGGTTGTGCAACGTGCACAGGAAGTAATGGATTTACTGCAAGGTTGATGTGGCGTACTAATGGTAAAGCAGTTATTTACTTATATCATTTGAATAAAGTCAATCCACCTTGCGGAGATAATTATGATATCGTTGTAGATGGAAAAACTTTATATTTTGAGAAAGGCCAATGGTATAAAATTTCTCAGAGGGTAAAAGTGAATACAGGCACTAATAAGGACGGGGAAGTTGAAATGTGGATTAATGATCAGCATGCACAAATAAAGCTTTATAACGGCTCTCTGGTTGATAAGCTTTCAGGGATTCAGTTTGTAAGTAATGGAGATAAAGTGGATGCACTTTATTTTTCAACATTTCATGGGGGAAGTACAACAGACTGGGCTCCTCTTGTGGATTCCTATGTATGGTTTGATGACATTGTTATTTCAACCAAGGTAACAGATGTTGTTAATGGTACTGTTACTTCGAATTGGCAAACGTCCGGAAGTAATAACTCCGGTATATCTCCCATACCTGTGAAACAGAATGAGGTCGTGTATGTGCATGGAGTGGCAGAAAATTCTACTATAGAATGGATAGATATGATGGGGAAGGTTTTTGCTAAAAGTATGGTAGATAAAGGAGGTATTGTCTTTGTTCCTCCGGTTAATAACGGCATTTATCTTATCAAATATTTTGATAGAAATGAAGTTGTGATGAAGCGAATTGTTGTGGAGTAA
- a CDS encoding sugar-binding protein: MKRILTKGLLLFSFLMGAHFFANAQDPNFHIYLCFGQSNMEGQGTIESQDQTVDSRFRIMQAVNCSGKPQETWRTATPPLSRCNTGLGPADYFGREMVKNLPSNIKVGIVHVAIAGCKIELFDKVNYASYANGEQQWMKDIIAQYGGNPYGRLVQLAKLAQKDGVIKGILMHQGESNSGETAWPNKVKGVYQNLLTDLGLTANNVPLLVGQVVDAAQGGLCAAHNNIINNISNTIPTAHVISSSGCIAVSDKLHFTSAGYRLLGTRYAQKMLTLLPPQEDAPPTITSILSNTTVVENQTLTLTIGASGSDLKYVWYRNDQIINAATSAALTIPNIDASYDKSTFKVVVSNKFGTVTSNTITLTVTDFIGAKVVKTLSPVVIDGVEDPIWSNSNFYQLKNKILTVDNDADLSGKVNLLYDNQNLYVLYTVTDNLKRASSTNFWENDGIELYIDGNNDKATSYDANDFQFVIRYDAGQIQEGHSKSVTGIIAQATQNSTGYVIEASIPWALIGVTPSDRKIIGLDFHVNDSDLALRDGKISWFATQDNSYSDPSTFGVGRLESLVVTSLKETDKNTIALFPNPAKNTIQISGVSDRFTYSIMDYSGREVLSGTSDTHLNIDNLSPGFYAVWIQENSKRTVMKFIKE; the protein is encoded by the coding sequence ATGAAAAGAATACTTACTAAAGGACTCTTATTATTCTCATTCCTTATGGGAGCTCATTTCTTTGCAAATGCTCAGGATCCGAACTTTCACATTTATTTGTGTTTCGGGCAATCCAATATGGAAGGGCAGGGTACTATTGAAAGTCAGGATCAAACCGTGGACAGCCGATTCAGAATAATGCAAGCGGTTAATTGTTCAGGAAAACCACAGGAAACCTGGCGTACAGCAACTCCACCATTATCCAGATGTAACACAGGGCTAGGTCCTGCTGATTATTTCGGCCGTGAAATGGTTAAAAATCTTCCGTCAAATATTAAAGTAGGTATAGTGCATGTGGCTATTGCAGGCTGTAAGATAGAGCTGTTTGATAAGGTTAATTATGCCAGCTATGCTAATGGAGAGCAACAGTGGATGAAGGATATTATTGCACAATATGGTGGAAATCCTTATGGAAGACTTGTGCAGTTGGCAAAGCTTGCACAGAAAGATGGAGTGATAAAGGGTATCCTGATGCATCAGGGTGAATCCAATAGCGGAGAGACTGCGTGGCCTAATAAGGTAAAAGGCGTATATCAAAATCTTTTAACTGACCTTGGCCTTACAGCTAATAATGTACCACTGTTGGTTGGTCAGGTTGTAGATGCAGCTCAGGGAGGATTATGTGCCGCTCATAACAATATTATTAATAATATAAGCAATACTATTCCTACTGCACATGTTATTTCCTCAAGTGGTTGTATAGCAGTAAGCGATAAATTGCATTTTACATCTGCTGGTTACAGATTGTTGGGTACAAGGTATGCACAAAAAATGTTGACATTGCTTCCTCCACAGGAAGACGCACCTCCAACTATTACATCCATTTTAAGTAATACTACCGTGGTGGAGAATCAAACACTTACCTTAACCATCGGTGCAAGCGGTTCTGATCTTAAATACGTTTGGTATAGAAATGATCAGATTATTAATGCAGCTACTTCGGCAGCACTTACCATTCCTAATATTGATGCCAGTTATGATAAAAGTACTTTTAAAGTTGTAGTTTCAAATAAGTTTGGAACGGTAACAAGTAATACAATAACCCTTACGGTTACAGATTTTATTGGAGCTAAAGTTGTAAAGACATTGAGCCCAGTTGTCATAGATGGCGTTGAAGATCCAATCTGGAGCAATTCCAATTTTTATCAGCTTAAAAATAAAATATTGACTGTAGATAACGATGCAGATTTAAGCGGAAAAGTTAATTTGCTTTATGATAATCAGAATTTGTATGTTTTATACACTGTTACTGACAATTTAAAACGAGCATCGTCCACAAACTTCTGGGAGAATGATGGGATTGAACTTTATATAGATGGTAACAATGATAAAGCTACAAGTTACGATGCCAATGATTTTCAGTTTGTGATCAGATATGATGCCGGTCAGATTCAGGAAGGACATAGTAAATCTGTTACAGGCATTATTGCACAAGCCACACAAAACAGCACGGGATATGTCATTGAAGCATCTATTCCATGGGCTTTAATAGGTGTGACTCCTTCAGACCGGAAAATTATTGGTTTGGATTTTCACGTAAACGATAGTGATCTTGCTTTAAGGGATGGTAAAATTTCATGGTTTGCAACACAGGATAATTCTTATTCTGATCCGTCAACTTTCGGTGTTGGAAGATTGGAAAGCCTTGTGGTGACTTCCCTCAAAGAAACAGATAAAAATACCATAGCTTTGTTTCCTAATCCTGCAAAGAACACTATCCAGATATCAGGAGTGTCAGATAGATTTACATATAGTATTATGGATTATTCCGGAAGAGAAGTGCTATCAGGAACATCTGATACTCATTTGAATATCGATAACCTGTCTCCTGGTTTTTATGCTGTATGGATACAGGAAAACTCAAAGAGAACAGTAATGAAGTTTATTAAGGAATAA